Proteins found in one Methanofollis fontis genomic segment:
- a CDS encoding MBL fold metallo-hydrolase → MDTDWTEIPGTDGARLLPLTRYPDVTCSNVFVIRRDADCLIIDAGSGDDQMAAIEQALGESEQGYLVLTHCHFDHVGNLIRHRDRFSAAGVLVYAQEEGACALEDADPAPTLADMFGTEIASVSVDIPLLGTEDCSGPICTGAGTAGTLRSQEILFPSGLSVTAYHAPGHSPDSICVRVGGHLFLGDLLFAANPGVAGLHGWNRQHLLETAAGVRHLLSSGMISYCWSGHGRGIAVPDAIRALERLEEEAEHLPNIIRFDRARLDASTGYAVDLLDEAGRIFPIIAGRLYYLSYYLDLLGETEEAEKYRTLLENDTIDQVLTQFQSFAEQFREGEKIDIQFVLKAAQVVGRIEAAMKNGSDVPGIDVSLIRRANRLLSDCLSTIYGDDPRGYLQSVDITTHLEPYLADLTSPADLDRAMIEAADDEEAFRSALAARIARTTLFDRTLIRYTAAQRPLSIRTDPLRLCDTVAGVCEDCAAEGAEEIAITAGEVEGEILLSIWSDRRGMNAGGYARRFERCGGRCRIEESPDGTGIVVTFPNTS, encoded by the coding sequence ATGGACACCGACTGGACTGAGATACCCGGCACCGATGGTGCACGTCTTCTCCCCCTGACACGCTATCCAGACGTCACCTGCTCAAACGTCTTCGTGATCCGCAGGGATGCGGACTGCCTGATCATCGATGCCGGATCAGGCGACGACCAGATGGCGGCGATAGAGCAGGCCCTCGGGGAGTCAGAGCAGGGATATCTGGTGCTCACCCACTGCCACTTCGACCATGTCGGCAACCTGATCCGGCACCGGGACCGCTTTTCTGCTGCCGGTGTTCTCGTCTATGCCCAGGAGGAGGGGGCATGCGCTCTGGAGGATGCCGATCCGGCACCGACCCTTGCCGATATGTTCGGCACGGAGATAGCGTCGGTGTCGGTCGATATTCCGCTCCTTGGCACAGAAGATTGCTCCGGTCCGATCTGTACGGGGGCGGGGACCGCAGGAACGCTCCGCTCCCAGGAGATCCTCTTCCCCTCCGGTCTCTCCGTCACCGCCTACCACGCACCCGGTCACAGTCCGGACTCGATCTGTGTCCGGGTCGGCGGCCACCTCTTCCTCGGAGACCTTCTGTTCGCCGCCAATCCGGGTGTCGCCGGTCTCCACGGCTGGAACCGGCAGCATCTCCTGGAAACAGCGGCAGGTGTGCGCCACCTCCTCTCATCAGGCATGATCTCCTACTGCTGGAGCGGGCACGGCAGGGGGATCGCCGTCCCTGACGCCATCAGGGCCCTCGAAAGGCTGGAAGAGGAGGCAGAACACCTCCCGAATATCATCCGATTCGACCGGGCCCGCCTGGATGCCTCGACCGGGTATGCCGTCGATCTCCTGGATGAGGCAGGCCGGATCTTTCCGATCATCGCCGGGAGACTCTATTACCTCTCCTATTATCTCGACCTCCTGGGCGAAACGGAGGAGGCGGAAAAATACCGGACCCTGCTGGAGAACGATACAATCGATCAGGTCCTCACGCAGTTTCAATCGTTCGCCGAGCAGTTCAGGGAGGGGGAGAAGATCGATATCCAGTTCGTGCTGAAGGCGGCGCAGGTGGTCGGCAGAATCGAGGCGGCGATGAAGAACGGGTCGGACGTGCCGGGAATAGATGTGTCACTCATCAGACGGGCAAACCGCCTCCTCTCAGACTGCCTCTCCACCATCTATGGTGACGATCCCCGGGGATACCTGCAGAGCGTCGATATCACCACCCACCTGGAGCCCTATCTTGCCGACCTCACCTCTCCGGCAGACCTCGACAGGGCGATGATCGAGGCTGCGGACGACGAAGAGGCATTCAGGTCGGCACTGGCAGCGCGGATTGCCCGGACCACGCTCTTCGACCGGACGCTCATCAGATATACGGCAGCACAACGCCCCCTCTCCATCCGCACCGATCCCCTCCGCCTCTGCGATACCGTGGCCGGCGTCTGCGAGGACTGCGCCGCCGAAGGGGCGGAGGAGATCGCCATCACTGCAGGGGAGGTGGAGGGCGAGATCCTCCTCTCCATCTGGTCGGACCGGAGGGGAATGAATGCCGGGGGGTATGCCCGCCGGTTCGAACGCTGCGGGGGGCGGTGCAGGATCGAGGAATCGCCGGACGGCACCGGGATCGTCGTCACGTTCCCGAACACCTCCTGA